One genomic segment of Methanothermococcus okinawensis IH1 includes these proteins:
- a CDS encoding stage II sporulation protein M has protein sequence MDIYGKYKVSIPIIIAILSFTFGIFMGHVLYISSSHNFPINESSINYMHLNSLTTLSFWDILYNNITVYIKLISGVLVFGILDIYLLFINGFYVSFIASGTKITYIIAGILPHGILEFAGFILAGAVGLKIPSNLILYLLDKKEKLMTKEDICEIFCMSLLSLSLIIIAAFIEAYITPTLLSLT, from the coding sequence ATGGACATATATGGTAAATATAAAGTTTCAATTCCAATTATTATCGCAATATTAAGTTTTACCTTCGGAATATTTATGGGGCATGTATTATATATATCATCATCCCACAATTTTCCAATAAACGAATCATCTATCAATTATATGCATTTGAATTCGTTAACAACATTATCTTTTTGGGATATATTATATAATAACATTACGGTATATATAAAACTCATATCTGGTGTGTTAGTATTTGGCATATTGGATATTTATCTATTGTTTATAAATGGATTTTATGTATCATTTATCGCTTCTGGAACAAAAATAACATATATTATTGCAGGTATTCTTCCACATGGTATATTGGAATTTGCAGGATTTATTTTAGCTGGTGCAGTAGGGTTAAAAATACCATCTAACCTAATATTATATCTATTGGATAAAAAAGAAAAATTAATGACAAAAGAAGACATTTGTGAAATTTTTTGCATGTCCCTACTTTCATTATCATTAATTATAATAGCCGCATTTATAGAAGCATATATAACACCAACATTGCTGTCATTAACATAA
- a CDS encoding ABC transporter permease: MKIYLKMAVRNLKSNRLRTTLAVLGVIIGIFMVTIFGIIGTSVNKNVSNENFANNILILSSLDNQGFTKKDIEIINKLSDKSIPIYSTDNIICLRNGTKLYIKISGIKKGDMYILEKSENIKNDKSNEIPKLTDTSIIFNNITAKRYGLKKGDMVYINNISFRIAGICHLTIPYSDAILSQKTYNRFYGRSNCSNIVVIVNDKHKINNTIFKLKKAMDKNNNKISIITMKDLFKVMSSTLNTITNFLSSIGAISLIISGMGIANITIMGTIERTKEIGIMKSIGASKMDIIVLFLYESAILGAVGSLIGIILSLIVGQIVLYYYGNGMILPMIDLIYILIKSVIIGISISIISALYPAYKASKLNPIEALKYE; this comes from the coding sequence ATGAAAATATATCTAAAAATGGCAGTAAGAAACTTAAAGAGTAATAGGTTAAGAACCACTTTGGCAGTGTTAGGGGTTATAATAGGAATTTTTATGGTTACCATTTTTGGAATTATTGGAACAAGTGTTAATAAAAATGTTTCAAATGAAAACTTTGCTAATAATATACTTATTTTATCATCTTTGGATAATCAAGGATTTACAAAAAAGGATATTGAAATCATAAATAAATTATCAGATAAATCAATTCCGATATATTCCACAGATAACATAATTTGCTTAAGAAATGGGACAAAACTATACATAAAAATCTCTGGAATTAAAAAAGGAGATATGTATATATTGGAAAAATCAGAAAACATCAAAAATGATAAAAGCAACGAAATACCAAAATTAACGGACACATCAATCATATTTAACAATATCACTGCAAAAAGATATGGACTAAAAAAAGGAGATATGGTGTATATAAATAATATATCTTTTAGAATTGCTGGAATATGCCACTTAACAATTCCATATAGTGATGCTATCTTATCACAAAAAACATACAATAGATTCTATGGCAGGAGTAATTGTTCTAATATCGTAGTAATTGTAAATGATAAGCATAAAATCAACAACACAATATTTAAATTGAAAAAAGCAATGGACAAAAATAATAATAAAATATCGATAATAACAATGAAAGATTTATTTAAAGTTATGAGCTCTACACTAAATACCATAACTAATTTCTTATCGTCAATAGGTGCAATATCTTTAATAATTTCAGGAATGGGTATTGCAAATATAACAATCATGGGAACAATCGAACGAACAAAAGAGATTGGAATTATGAAAAGTATTGGGGCGTCTAAAATGGACATTATAGTTTTGTTTCTTTATGAATCAGCAATACTAGGGGCAGTTGGTAGTTTAATTGGTATAATACTTAGTTTAATTGTTGGTCAAATTGTATTATATTACTATGGCAATGGTATGATATTACCTATGATAGATTTAATTTATATCTTAATAAAAAGTGTAATAATTGGTATAAGTATTTCTATAATATCTGCACTATATCCTGCATATAAAGCATCCAAGTTAAACCCTAT
- a CDS encoding ABC transporter ATP-binding protein, whose protein sequence is MIILKNVVKSYKMGEEVIYALNNVNLRIEEGEFVSIMGPSGSGKSTLLNIIGCLDRPDNGEVYIDSVKASDLNDNQLTEIRRMKIGFVFQQFNLIPLLSALENVELPLIFKYRSNMSSEEKRKRALECLKMAELDEKFANHKPNQLSGGQQQRVAIARALANDPPILLCDEPTGSLDSKTGAKIMELLKKLNKSGKTVVMVTHDINVGKVADRIINIRDGELVEE, encoded by the coding sequence ATGATTATATTAAAAAATGTTGTAAAATCCTACAAAATGGGGGAAGAAGTAATATACGCACTAAATAATGTAAATCTAAGAATAGAAGAGGGAGAATTTGTCTCAATTATGGGACCAAGTGGAAGTGGGAAATCTACACTTTTAAATATTATTGGTTGTTTGGATAGACCAGATAATGGAGAGGTATATATAGATAGTGTAAAAGCAAGTGATTTAAACGATAACCAATTAACGGAAATTAGGAGAATGAAAATTGGATTTGTATTTCAACAGTTTAATCTTATTCCATTGTTGAGTGCATTAGAAAATGTAGAGCTCCCCCTAATATTTAAATATCGAAGTAATATGAGCTCGGAAGAAAAACGAAAAAGAGCATTGGAATGTTTAAAAATGGCTGAATTGGATGAAAAATTTGCAAATCACAAACCCAATCAATTAAGTGGGGGTCAGCAACAGAGGGTGGCAATAGCACGAGCTCTTGCAAATGACCCACCTATTTTATTATGCGATGAACCAACAGGGTCATTGGATTCAAAGACTGGTGCTAAAATTATGGAGCTCCTAAAAAAATTAAACAAATCTGGAAAAACGGTTGTTATGGTTACCCACGATATAAATGTTGGAAAGGTTGCCGATAGGATAATAAATATTAGGGATGGAGAATTAGTTGAGGAATAA
- a CDS encoding COG1361 S-layer family protein produces the protein MKKSFFIFLSILSLFLILNTIDAVEFTSIDYKNQYLEPSKTYDLWVVITPEKEINNTVIGIYPYGESKNYIQIIKGKDYEGQLFPSEKGVGHFIIKIKDNTPSKDYKIVAYCNYTEDNKQHSENRIFTIPIRGKPILTIENPPTIKEGENTIYLKITNEGTGVAKNIKMQFNNDNSNIFSLSEGYIDGLKPHQTKLMEIKIYASGDGILKLPYELTYNNPYDNLQLMDKTETEQGHSNTITYNYKNQKIVEEKGNLVFKVIPDNAVDLNVINYTYPVGEVNNFTLSLKNNYKDANFIISIEKYYLGNNQKTIFIPYGKTKNVSFKIKVNEIGVKEIPIKIIFDGNEVDKNISVNVIGRADLVLTGINIEGITEKTITGDLSNIGTTKAKSVLVSIKRTKNIIPKRPYENYFVGTLNADDYGSFELHCVINGNVSEIPIVITYRDENNNLITINKEIKIDNGQVVSYNDYNGKKEGINYAVIGIGLLFCIGVIYLIYRGFIRKKE, from the coding sequence ATGAAAAAATCCTTTTTTATTTTTTTATCTATCTTATCTTTATTTTTAATTTTAAACACAATAGATGCAGTGGAATTTACAAGCATTGACTATAAAAATCAATATTTGGAACCATCAAAGACCTATGATTTATGGGTGGTAATCACACCAGAAAAGGAGATAAACAACACCGTAATAGGCATATATCCTTATGGGGAAAGTAAGAATTACATACAAATAATTAAAGGAAAGGATTATGAGGGGCAATTATTTCCATCTGAAAAAGGAGTAGGTCATTTTATAATAAAAATTAAAGATAATACTCCGTCAAAGGACTATAAAATTGTGGCATATTGCAACTATACAGAGGATAATAAACAACATTCAGAAAATAGAATATTTACTATTCCAATTAGGGGAAAACCAATACTTACAATTGAAAATCCACCAACAATAAAAGAAGGCGAAAATACCATCTATTTAAAAATAACAAATGAGGGAACAGGGGTAGCAAAAAACATAAAGATGCAATTTAACAACGATAATAGTAATATTTTTTCATTATCGGAGGGTTATATAGACGGCTTAAAACCACACCAAACAAAATTGATGGAGATTAAAATTTATGCAAGTGGAGATGGTATTTTAAAACTACCCTATGAACTAACATATAATAATCCATATGATAATTTACAACTAATGGATAAAACAGAAACAGAACAGGGGCATTCCAATACAATCACATACAACTACAAAAATCAAAAAATTGTTGAAGAGAAAGGAAATTTAGTATTTAAAGTAATTCCAGATAATGCCGTTGATTTAAATGTAATTAACTACACTTATCCCGTTGGAGAGGTGAATAATTTCACATTATCCCTAAAAAACAATTACAAGGATGCTAATTTTATTATATCTATTGAAAAATATTATTTAGGAAATAATCAAAAAACTATCTTTATACCTTATGGAAAAACCAAAAATGTTTCATTTAAAATAAAGGTAAATGAGATAGGAGTTAAAGAAATCCCCATAAAAATAATTTTTGATGGAAATGAAGTGGATAAAAATATCTCTGTAAATGTTATAGGAAGGGCTGATTTAGTTTTAACTGGAATAAATATAGAGGGAATAACCGAAAAAACAATTACTGGGGATTTATCCAATATAGGAACTACCAAGGCAAAAAGTGTATTGGTTAGCATTAAAAGAACAAAGAATATTATCCCAAAAAGACCATACGAAAATTATTTTGTAGGAACATTAAATGCAGATGATTATGGAAGTTTTGAATTGCACTGTGTGATAAATGGAAATGTAAGTGAAATTCCAATTGTAATTACATACAGGGATGAAAACAACAATTTAATAACAATAAACAAGGAGATAAAAATAGATAATGGTCAGGTAGTATCGTATAATGATTATAATGGAAAAAAAGAGGGAATTAATTATGCAGTTATTGGAATAGGTCTTTTATTTTGTATTGGAGTGATTTATTTAATTTATAGGGGATTTATAAGAAAAAAGGAATAA
- a CDS encoding ABC transporter permease, whose amino-acid sequence MYFEMAKRNLKRHKLMSFLAFMGIVIGVVSLSIFGIIGESVKNGLNEQNGKISYIEIIPNKKQGYFYFSEKDVKKLEIKKFNCEIIPILSSDEVMKYNRGRNETIITVYGLNKINMKKLTNKEISDTSIGINSYCLKNLGLKNGDYIKLKNSKLRIIKLKNNNNILSNLGLDYIISDNTFKQICGNAGYSKIIIKTSKNSKSKIKNESIKLLNNKENKAVVYNSLTMLSSIIDKLSLFLSAIGGVSLIVASVCIGNVMIMNVVERTREIGIMKSIGASKKDIMMLFLYEAFILGLIGCIIGTIVSYATGYIIVKYIIGLDMPLFALKYAVYGISIGLLLTLISAIYPAYKASKLNPIGALRK is encoded by the coding sequence ATGTATTTTGAAATGGCTAAGAGGAATTTAAAAAGACATAAACTTATGAGCTTTTTAGCATTTATGGGTATTGTAATTGGAGTAGTTTCATTGTCTATTTTTGGAATAATTGGGGAAAGTGTAAAAAATGGTCTAAATGAGCAAAATGGTAAAATATCATATATTGAGATAATACCTAATAAAAAACAAGGTTATTTTTATTTTTCAGAAAAGGATGTTAAAAAACTTGAAATTAAAAAATTCAACTGTGAAATAATTCCTATATTATCCAGCGATGAGGTTATGAAATATAATAGAGGACGAAATGAAACGATAATAACAGTATATGGATTAAACAAAATCAATATGAAAAAATTAACAAATAAAGAAATATCTGATACATCAATTGGCATAAACTCATATTGCCTAAAAAATCTCGGTTTAAAAAATGGGGACTATATTAAATTAAAAAATTCAAAATTAAGGATAATAAAACTAAAGAATAACAATAATATATTAAGTAATTTGGGGTTGGATTATATTATTTCAGATAATACATTTAAACAAATATGTGGAAATGCAGGTTATTCAAAAATAATAATAAAAACCAGTAAAAATTCGAAATCGAAAATAAAAAATGAATCTATAAAATTGTTAAATAACAAAGAAAACAAAGCAGTGGTGTATAATTCTTTAACCATGCTTTCTTCAATAATAGATAAATTATCATTATTTTTGTCTGCCATTGGGGGAGTTTCATTAATTGTAGCATCTGTCTGCATAGGAAATGTGATGATAATGAATGTGGTGGAAAGAACAAGAGAAATTGGAATTATGAAAAGTATTGGAGCTTCAAAAAAAGATATTATGATGCTATTTCTATATGAGGCATTTATTTTAGGATTAATTGGTTGTATTATTGGGACTATTGTAAGTTATGCTACTGGATATATTATAGTTAAATATATAATTGGCTTGGATATGCCCTTATTTGCACTAAAATATGCCGTTTATGGAATTTCCATTGGACTATTACTAACTTTAATTTCGGCAATATATCCTGCATACAAGGCATCTAAATTAAACCCAATAGGAGCTCTTAGAAAATAA
- a CDS encoding YIP1 family protein: MKIIDLIINPDKFFQNVGVRPYNRYVPLIAILLNTFASALSLLTLKGNCQPTTTIIVVIISIMVLLLLILLDTMIIDVLLYVTKLKDISFKKIFEIIAYGYIITAFSDIIIDMLNYINGGSPMPQWLNYLIYIIFTIWACLIWAKGIQYTYSLKFNKSLILAIVVGIINLVLYTIR; encoded by the coding sequence ATGAAGATAATAGATTTAATAATAAATCCAGATAAATTCTTTCAAAATGTAGGGGTTAGACCTTATAATCGTTATGTCCCATTAATTGCAATATTATTAAATACATTTGCATCTGCGTTATCCCTACTTACCCTTAAAGGAAATTGCCAACCTACAACAACAATAATCGTTGTAATTATTTCAATTATGGTGTTATTATTACTTATATTGTTAGATACAATGATAATAGATGTATTATTATATGTTACAAAATTAAAAGATATTTCATTTAAAAAGATATTTGAAATTATTGCATATGGTTACATAATAACAGCATTTAGTGATATCATAATAGATATGTTGAATTATATAAATGGGGGTTCACCAATGCCTCAATGGCTGAATTATTTAATATATATTATATTTACAATATGGGCATGCTTAATATGGGCAAAAGGCATTCAATATACCTATTCTCTAAAATTTAACAAATCACTAATTCTAGCGATAGTGGTTGGTATAATTAATTTAGTATTATATACTATAAGGTGA